From the genome of Thermoplasmata archaeon, one region includes:
- a CDS encoding mandelate racemase/muconate lactonizing enzyme family protein — protein sequence MKIRRVEPIEVAAPADELSSPWSSTVILVKVTTANGAVGWGEAPTTLMTHPVAASVAEVARFYEDRELSEQAACLREFERYSFYRSRSMEATSALSAVDIACHDLIGRELGTPIATLLGGAIRDRVRAYSNGWYSDCIEPSEFAAKARAMVAAGFRALKFDPFGPEYRTLSPEGLAAAIARVRAVREAVGPLVDLLIEYHGRFLPEAAIRAGRALDELAPRFAEEPVLPELCDSLREFRRKVRTPVALGERLLTPADFESFLSRGLVDILQPDITNSGGFTYGREIAGLAAARGAPVAYHNAFGPVQTAATLQIDAVLRTFFLQESFEASWPDWKRSLVRGYAIEGGEFRIPTGPGLGITVDEKAVERFRSEAIEPIGPEPPWVIAGTWVRRASPGSAPAPARRARR from the coding sequence GTGAAGATCCGCCGCGTCGAGCCGATCGAGGTCGCCGCCCCCGCCGACGAGCTCTCCTCGCCCTGGAGCTCGACCGTAATCCTCGTCAAGGTCACCACGGCGAACGGCGCGGTGGGCTGGGGCGAGGCCCCGACCACCCTGATGACCCATCCGGTCGCGGCCAGCGTCGCGGAGGTGGCCCGTTTCTACGAGGACCGCGAGCTCTCCGAGCAGGCGGCCTGCCTGCGCGAGTTCGAGCGCTACTCGTTCTACCGCTCCCGCTCGATGGAGGCGACGAGCGCGCTCAGCGCCGTCGACATCGCCTGCCATGACCTGATCGGCCGGGAGCTGGGAACGCCGATCGCCACGCTGCTCGGCGGCGCCATCCGCGACCGGGTGCGCGCCTACTCCAACGGGTGGTACTCCGACTGCATCGAGCCGTCGGAGTTCGCGGCGAAGGCGCGGGCGATGGTCGCCGCCGGCTTCCGGGCGTTGAAGTTCGACCCGTTCGGCCCGGAGTACCGGACGCTCTCGCCCGAGGGGCTCGCGGCCGCGATCGCCCGGGTGCGGGCCGTCCGGGAGGCGGTGGGGCCGCTCGTCGATCTCCTGATCGAGTACCACGGGCGCTTCCTTCCCGAGGCCGCGATCCGCGCGGGCCGGGCGCTCGACGAGCTTGCCCCGCGCTTCGCGGAGGAGCCGGTGCTGCCCGAGCTGTGCGACTCCCTGCGCGAGTTCCGCCGCAAGGTGCGCACCCCGGTCGCCCTCGGCGAGCGCCTGCTCACGCCCGCCGACTTCGAGAGCTTCCTCTCCCGAGGCCTCGTCGACATCCTGCAGCCGGACATCACGAACTCGGGCGGGTTCACCTACGGACGGGAGATCGCGGGCCTCGCGGCCGCGCGCGGCGCGCCGGTCGCCTACCACAACGCCTTCGGGCCCGTCCAGACGGCGGCGACGCTCCAGATCGACGCGGTCCTGCGGACCTTCTTCCTCCAGGAGAGCTTCGAAGCGAGCTGGCCGGACTGGAAGCGCTCGCTCGTCCGGGGCTACGCCATCGAGGGCGGCGAGTTCCGCATCCCCACCGGCCCCGGGCTCGGCATCACCGTCGACGAGAAGGCGGTCGAGCGATTCCGCTCCGAGGCGATCGAGCCGATCGGCCCCGAACCGCCGTGGGTGATCGCGGGAACCTGGGTCCGTCGCGCGTCACCGGGCTCGGCACCGGCCCCGGCCCGCCGCGCGCGCCGGTGA
- a CDS encoding peroxiredoxin, whose product MIAEGEIAPSFQGTTQHGQPIDLESYRGRPVVVYFYPKANTSGCTIEARGFATHYPELRAAGIDVIGVSVDSVDRQRGFAERCGVPFPLIADHDRAISRRYGVLGVFGMAKRVTFFIGADGRVEEVVAGMMPGPHVERAVARARSARSAGPPT is encoded by the coding sequence ATGATCGCCGAGGGCGAGATCGCGCCGTCCTTCCAGGGCACGACGCAGCACGGCCAGCCGATCGACCTCGAGAGCTACCGCGGCCGTCCCGTGGTCGTCTACTTCTACCCGAAGGCGAACACCTCGGGCTGCACGATCGAAGCGCGGGGCTTCGCCACCCACTACCCCGAGCTCCGGGCCGCGGGGATCGACGTGATCGGGGTGAGCGTCGATAGCGTCGACCGCCAGCGCGGCTTCGCCGAGCGGTGCGGCGTCCCCTTTCCCCTGATCGCGGACCACGACCGGGCGATCTCCCGCCGCTACGGCGTGCTCGGGGTCTTCGGGATGGCCAAGCGCGTGACCTTCTTCATCGGCGCCGACGGCCGTGTCGAGGAGGTCGTCGCCGGCATGATGCCGGGCCCGCACGTCGAGCGGGCGGTGGCGCGGGCCCGGTCGGCCCGATCCGCGGGTCCGCCGACCTAG
- a CDS encoding archaellin/type IV pilin N-terminal domain-containing protein, translating to MYRRRWRRAGPRGVAAIIATILLVAMTLTAGVVLWTFRITTPPAYPAVNFVLRTGGSNPVWGDPTDTPPHGGYSLMNTSQIIVSTYSPNVILLSQITLTFICDNASSGGNITTLVTGTLAQMTWFPGLTSDPPAGAPELGWCASFHAGGYGGGAFGTAYNRLGMFIPITGDNTTLAAGDTYLLYIHNGGYPLDYDDCKMGVTQCLDSDDYHGAPPWCFTDPGACTIYLQYTGSPSTLLASIPVYSLAPPH from the coding sequence ATGTACCGTCGTCGGTGGCGGCGCGCCGGACCCCGGGGGGTCGCCGCGATCATCGCCACGATCCTGCTCGTCGCGATGACGCTCACGGCCGGCGTCGTGCTCTGGACGTTCCGCATCACGACCCCGCCGGCGTACCCCGCGGTGAACTTCGTGCTGCGCACGGGCGGGTCGAACCCGGTCTGGGGCGACCCGACCGACACGCCTCCGCACGGCGGCTACTCGCTGATGAACACGAGCCAGATCATCGTCTCGACCTACTCGCCCAACGTGATCCTGCTCTCGCAGATCACGCTCACCTTCATCTGCGACAACGCGAGCAGCGGTGGCAACATCACCACGCTCGTGACCGGCACGCTCGCGCAGATGACCTGGTTCCCGGGCCTCACCTCGGATCCCCCCGCGGGCGCGCCCGAGCTGGGCTGGTGCGCGAGCTTCCACGCGGGCGGCTACGGCGGCGGCGCGTTCGGGACCGCCTACAACCGGCTCGGGATGTTCATCCCGATCACGGGGGACAACACCACGCTGGCCGCCGGCGACACCTACCTGCTCTACATCCACAACGGCGGCTACCCGCTCGACTACGACGACTGCAAGATGGGCGTGACGCAGTGCCTGGACTCCGACGACTACCACGGCGCCCCGCCCTGGTGCTTCACGGACCCGGGCGCCTGCACGATCTACCTGCAGTACACGGGCAGTCCCTCGACGCTGCTCGCGTCCATCCCCGTCTACTCGCTCGCCCCGCCCCACTAG
- a CDS encoding dodecin family protein: protein MVQKVTEVVGISNDGFAHAAQNAVTTAAKTVRNLRWFRVTELEGLIKDQKVAEYHATVKLYFDLD from the coding sequence ATGGTCCAGAAAGTGACGGAAGTGGTGGGGATCTCGAACGACGGATTCGCGCATGCCGCGCAGAACGCGGTGACGACGGCCGCCAAGACCGTGCGCAACCTGCGGTGGTTCCGGGTCACCGAGCTCGAGGGCCTGATCAAGGACCAGAAGGTCGCGGAGTACCACGCGACCGTGAAGCTGTACTTCGACCTCGACTAG
- a CDS encoding aldo/keto reductase → MTVFEIGEGSVGARVERTLAAAFPAPDPELLLIGRRTGPTGESPPVPRGGGTGASPSESLRRSIEESGRRLAPHRLGLVIWEPTGEGTGSPAAIAGELEDLRRSGDILGAVRCVAPAADGEVVLDPPDGPALFAGALSPLDHRLVGPLAGRSARAPTGFFALDPMAAGRLDGRRLIAAASERRPEAGPVSVRDLHREFDPVLRLGFLTQGGRRTLAQAAIGFALHWPWVTSVLVPLPSPERLEEVLSAGSVPPITDADADRILGAAPDGDPRRDPGSNSPARSKPG, encoded by the coding sequence GTGACGGTCTTCGAGATCGGAGAGGGCAGCGTCGGAGCGCGGGTCGAGCGGACCCTCGCCGCGGCGTTCCCAGCGCCGGATCCGGAGCTCCTGCTCATCGGGCGACGTACGGGCCCGACGGGGGAGAGCCCACCGGTCCCGCGCGGCGGTGGGACCGGCGCGAGCCCGAGCGAATCGCTGCGACGCTCGATCGAAGAGAGCGGGCGTCGCCTGGCCCCGCACCGACTTGGACTCGTGATCTGGGAGCCGACCGGCGAAGGGACGGGCTCGCCCGCCGCCATTGCCGGCGAGCTGGAGGACCTCCGCCGGTCGGGCGATATCCTCGGGGCGGTCCGGTGCGTCGCGCCGGCGGCCGATGGGGAGGTCGTGCTGGATCCGCCGGACGGACCGGCGCTCTTCGCCGGCGCGTTGTCCCCCCTGGACCACCGCCTGGTCGGTCCCCTCGCCGGACGCAGCGCCCGGGCGCCGACCGGTTTCTTCGCGCTCGATCCGATGGCGGCCGGTCGGCTGGACGGTCGCCGTCTCATCGCCGCCGCCAGCGAGCGTCGGCCGGAGGCCGGACCGGTGAGCGTCCGGGACCTCCACCGGGAATTCGACCCGGTCCTGCGGCTCGGCTTCCTGACCCAGGGCGGCCGCCGTACCCTGGCGCAGGCGGCCATCGGCTTCGCCCTTCACTGGCCCTGGGTCACCTCGGTCCTCGTTCCCCTGCCGTCGCCCGAACGGCTCGAGGAGGTCCTTTCGGCCGGGTCCGTTCCCCCCATCACCGACGCGGACGCGGACCGGATCCTCGGGGCCGCGCCCGACGGCGACCCTCGGCGGGACCCGGGCTCAAATAGCCCCGCTCGCTCGAAGCCCGGATGA